One genomic window of Enoplosus armatus isolate fEnoArm2 chromosome 19, fEnoArm2.hap1, whole genome shotgun sequence includes the following:
- the lratd1 gene encoding protein LRATD1: MGNQLDRITHLNYSELPTGDPSGLEKDELRVGVAYFFSDEEEEVDDRTPSDCGFTKDHSPAEEGPFSVSEVEYSAFCSQECIFSKLRENEDLNVYSAKTLLTMCKPGDLLELVATAQAPHWAIYEQDDRVIHLHKGEIRKDSLLEISNGRHGRIVNNRYRYRPLPPDLVMQNAVGHLGLSSEEICWTNSESFAAWCRFGKREFKAGGEAHSAEQQYFLKVHLSGSGVHTLVFRSLEDMIRERRRVDASGILKELSLVNGGKE, encoded by the coding sequence ATGGGAAATCAACTGGATCGGATCACCCACCTCAACTACAGCGAACTGCCCACGGGGGATCCGTCCGGGCTGGAGAAGGACGAGCTTCGGGTCGGCGTCGCCTACTTCTTCTctgacgaagaggaggaggtggacgaCCGCACTCCGTCCGACTGCGGCTTCACCAAGGACCACAGCCCGGCCGAGGAGGGACCCTTCTCGGTCAGCGAGGTGGAGTACTCAGCCTTCTGCTCCCAGGAATGCATCTTCTCCAAGCTGCGGGAGAACGAGGACTTGAACGTGTACTCGGCCAAAACTTTGCTGACTATGTGCAAACCGGGGGACCTGCTGGAGCTGGTGGCCACCGCGCAAGCCCCCCACTGGGCCATCTACGAGCAGGACGACCGGGTCATTCATCTGCACAAGGGCGAGATCCGCAAGGACAGCCTGCTTGAGATCAGCAACGGCCGCCACGGGAGGATAGTCAACAATCGATACCGGTACCGGCCGCTTCCTCCTGACCTAGTGATGCAGAACGCAGTGGGACACCTGGGCCTGAGCAGCGAGGAGATATGCTGGACCAACTCGGAAAGTTTCGCAGCCTGGTGCCGCTTTGGGAAACGGGAGTTCAAAGCCGGAGGAGAGGCGCACTCAGCGGAGCAGCAGTATTTCCTCAAAGTGCATCTGTCCGGCAGCGGGGTGCACACTCTGGTCTTTCGCAGCCTGGAGGACATGATCCGGGAGAGGAGGCGAGTGGACGCCAGTGGAATTCTCAAAGAGCTGTCTTTGGTTAACGGGGGCAAGGAGTGA